The Astatotilapia calliptera chromosome 22, fAstCal1.2, whole genome shotgun sequence region AGCTTGTCTGCTGGCTTTTTTACAGCACACTTCtgtcaaacattttatttatttctttacatcTGCACTGTAAAATGATGTGGTAATGCAGGgatgtctttttgttttatagctCAAACTGGAGATTAGAAATTTCACCAAGGATTTTTCCATTGGCCTTTTGGATTAATACGGGAATCTGTGGgaaataaaagtacttttatttactttttttctaaacttttcTTCCATGAAGATAAATGTTTTCtgaaatttaattaaaactcttattttttgttgttgtaaaatgaaataaattactaaataaaatcaagataattttgttttaaatcagaaTAAATAGCCTTAAAAAATGGTCCATCCTAGTTGTGAACCAGATTTTaaagatataaaataaatatggtttacacaatgtgaaaatgtgcaaacaaacaTTCAATGGTCAAAGTCCTCCTTTAACTGAGACGACCGGAGTCAAATTTAGATGTATTCTCTGAAAACTGTGAGCTGTGTTAGATGTAACACCCTCAAAAGTCTACTGCATGTAGCTTCCCTTATGGACAAATACcaaaatgtaaacaataattataataatatacatatttttttaataatcattaCTAAGGTGTTACTTCCATGAAACCAAGATTTATTTCTAAAGTAATCAAGATACTGCATCGACCTTCCCAACCACAttcacaaaaatatgaaaacattaaTTACAAGAAATTTGAGTAATGTTTTCATATGATTCATAATTCAAcatttatcttgtttttgtgaATGGACAGCATTTTGGAAGTGAttcagcttcctgtttcctgtgctGTTTGACACTGTTGCCTGTGTATCATGGCCGTGATGATGAATGTACCCGTCAGAAACCCCACAAACGTCTTGTTGCTACTAATCATCGTATCTCTCACTCCCTCCCATGTTCCCTCCCAGCGTGTTAAAAGTTTTGTTGAGTGTCTGTCTTCATCTCGGGCTCAGCATCAGCAGTGAGTCATCCCTCCGCCCACCTGCTTCTCTTCACCTCCTcccctcttttctctcctcttttttgATCTCCTTAAACCTCACTTCTTCTACTTCTTTGCTACAACCCTTCCTCCCACACACTTGGCGGGTACGGGatctgtgttcatgtgtgtttttgtcgtGTGGTGTATAAGCGCTGTAACAGAACCAATCTAACCCCCCACCCTCATCCCCAACCCCAGATGTGTTTTTCCCTCCTGCGCCCTCCATATGTAGCCTAGCATGGCGAGGCGCTCATTCGCATGTGTGCGTGGTAGCGTGGAGGAGGCACGGCAGAGGGTGGCGCCGCCATAGGCAGGGACTGGGGTGCAGGCCCACTCGGGTGAGGGTGTGGCTGAGGGTGGGAGTGGATATGTGAACCCCTGGACAGGGTGGAGGTGGCACCTGGGTGAAGAGGATGTGGAtatgaggaggaggtggaggaggaagaagctGGTTGGAGCTGGTAGCTGGCAGCTGATGACGGTCCAGAGGAAGAGGGTGTTgcctgggagctgctgcccCCCTTGGGAAATGGCTGCTGGGGTGGAGTTTGGTTGAGCTGGATGGAGATGTCAGAGGAGACATCGGAGGCACTGCGGCCTCGCTGTGGTGGAGCCCAGGAGTCTGGGTGGAGGTACTGGCCGCTGTAGTCGCTGCAGTCGGACATGCGGGGGCGGTACAGTGCAGGGTGGGGCCGGTAAAGCTCCTCCTCAGCGTAACGCTTCATGAAGAGGTAGACAGACATCACTCCTGCACCCTGGAGACACAAACAAAATACTGCAACGTTACAGGATatcctgtttgttgttttgtagatTCATCCAGTGGTAATATTATTTGGTCTGATTagtttttctttcgttttttttaggtttgttgTTAAGCATGATGTATCTCGCTCTATTAATCTGGCTCTTTAAACACAGTCCTCTGCAGTGATACAGCATGTCTGTCATGCTTTTCCAAACAAAAGCAATGTAATTTTCTCCACAGTCCATCATTGTGGCAATGATGGACTGtggggtgggccatttatatggatacaccgtaataacatgggaatggctggtgatattaaagtcctgtttgtggtacattagtatatgtgagggggcaaactccccaagatgggtggtgaccatggtggccatttagaagtcggccatcttggatacaacttttgtttttttcaataggaagagggccatgtgacacatcaaacttattggtaatgacCACTTGCATTTGTGCATCTTTGAGTGTGATCCTGAGTGAATCAGGGGGACAACGTCAACTCGACAAGTCTATGAATGTCAAGAAAAGTAACACCATTGTGCTGGTCACAGTGCTGACCTGATGTTTCTTTTTGGAGATAaagtatctgaatttcaggagcagaaCCATGCCTCCAAACACACTCCTTCTGGTTCTCATCTATATATGTTCCCCCTGTTTGTTCTCatttacgtgccccaccctctgtccccttttcaattctttaacttcttcgcTTCTcattagtacatggggatctgccaggccctgGAGCCACCGCCAGTCCCCTTCTAGGTCTTCCCTGAactgcagctcaattcatgtccaagccatttacctttatctactaaaatgctgtcaaacctcaaatgaggacgtgggcccagcgaGTGAATTGTAGCTTGGACACAATGGAGTCTTGCACTGAAAACTACTAATTGACCTCTTGGTTGAGTCCCATCTCTCCACCAGCGATGAAAGAATTTGATATTTGTTTGTGAAACAAGTTTGAGGTCCATGGGAACAATGACCTTAAAGGAGAAGAACAATTTAGTAGCTTTTCCTTATGGCTAATATTTGTAATCACAGCTCAAGTTTAGTTGCAGGTAGACTTCTTCCCTATCATCTATAGTAAGATATAGAAGCTATGCTTTGGGACTATAAACCTTCATTCAAAAGGAAGAAACGGTAATCATTATGCAGTCCCAACATGCACCAGTGCTGCCACTGCACAGAGGAAGGACCTTGCAGACATAGATGattgagtttggtgtggaagaacatGATTGGCTTGCACGGTCTATCTGATATCACTGTGTTGATGTTTTTCTAGGATCAACATTGCATCTGACAAATCACATAATTATGATGTCATAGCTTTGCAACTTGGACAATAACTTGCCGATGTCCTTTCATGAAAAATCTTTAAAGAAACAGATCAATCAACGTTTTGTAGATCCAGGAATAACACCAACATGATGAGTATCTCACATCGAGAGCcttgcacagagtcctgacctcaacccaacagaacacctttgggatgaattagagcagagacCAAGCCAGACCTTTAtctccaacatcagtgtctgagctCACAAAGGCACTTCTGAAAGAACTTTCTAAAATCCCCAAAGGAtttgaagctgttatagctgcaaagggtgtGTCGACATCACATCCTTTGTAGCTATAGAATCTAtagattaagaatgggatgtcactcaagttcacATGCAGGTGAAGGCAGACGAGCAAATACTTTTGGAAATATTGCATATATATTATTGCTATCTTTCTTATAGTGGAAGTAGTTAGCttctaaaaaaatgttaaatgattGAAATCACATGTATAATCCAAAACATACCTACTGGCTATAGAATTTCAGATCTAACTGGCCATATTCAAAACAGCTCTAGTAATATAGTTTAGGATAGACAGCAATGCAAGTGACGCTGATGCATTGACAATGTCTgccaaaaaaacccataaattAGATGAAGCGGGAACaggctcctctctctctccatccatgACACGACAACATCTGCATTGCCTAAGGGAGCCAAAGAGAACAATGCAGAGTTCCCAGAAAATTCCCATACGCTTAAAGATTTACTAAACACAAGAATCAGCATCATCCTCCCTAAAGTGCAACACACCATAAGGAGGAGGGTGGGGGGATGAAATAAATCCGTACTAATTTTGCAGAGAGTTGACAAAAAGGCTCGGTGCTCCTCAGCGGAATGAGCCATTATCAAAAATGTATTCATGTTTTCACCCAGGCATCCGCTGAGCATTCACAGCTCATTCACTATTCATCCACAACATCATCGCTACAACAACCCTGAAACCTGAATGCTgatgaacgtgtgtgtgtgtgtgtgtgtgtgtgtgtgtgtgtgtgtgtgtgtgtgtgtgtgtgtgtgtgtgtgtgacagaaaaatTATGTAGTTAAATGTTCTTTGCTATTCCAGCGCAGGTTAGAAGAAGAGTggggaagaaaagagaagataAGGTATGGAAAGAGGGCAgagttaaagaaaataaataaaaggagagGAAGTAAGATGAAGGAATGAAGtgataaaacatgtaaaaaaaaaaaaaaaaaaaaagggggaagcgAGTGAATGGatgattagaaaagaaaaaaaaaaaaaaaaaaaaaaagaagaggatgcCTGAGTGACACATGCATGAGTAAAGATGCTAAGACGGATAAACCCATGTCAAAGGAATGCAAAGACGACAGGTAAATGAGCGAAAAGAGGATTAAATAGGAAAAGAAGGGCAAGACTAATAGAAGATTAGGAGGAGCATGTGATTACAGCAGGTGAAGACGCGATAAAGACAGATGACAGCCACTTTATGGGCACGAAAGATGGGAAACAAGATGGGAGGATAGAAGAAAGGATAAAAATTGGAATGAATAAGAAAAATTTAGAGGAAATGGAGGACAAAAATAAAGATGGGacgtgaatttaaaaaaaattaacaggaGAATCAAAGCAAAAGCTAAGCAAGAAAACATGAGTCAAAGATTTAAGCGAGGACTGGAGCAGAAGAAAACAGGATTATAGACTGAAAGATAACTGAAGAGGGAGGACTAAGATCAAAGAAACGATggtgaaaaaaagaagtggGAAGGGAAGAAATATGAAGTAAGAGAGAAGAGAGCAAAGAAGAGAGCAAAAGATGAAGTTAAGCCACACCATGCAAGAGGACAGCAGAGgagataagaagaagaagaaggaggggaCAACAGAGGATTAAATAACTGAAgataaaaggagagagaaagaaacaagatAAAAGTAGAGGACatataaagagagaaaagacttGAGTTAGGCAGAGAAGAGACAGCAGGAAAAGGGAAAGGAGAAAGACAAAAGGGACAGAGATGAAATGGAAGGAATGAAGGATGAAGGAGGAGTGGAGCACCCTCTTTCTCCCAGTGAGGAATATTTGGATGCATATGAAGCTGTGCTGCGACAGAGCTGCTGCCCTCAAGTATTCAAGCTATTAACATTTATGAATATTGATGCAGGCAGGATGACGGGCTCCTACGCAGTcactttttaaatctgtgtgtgtttagctgAATAAGTCTGCATTTTCAGCAagcgtgcatgcatgtgtgtgtgcgactgtgtgtgcacatgtttaGACAGCATGGTCGACATCCAAGCAAGATTCCAAACAATCTCTGCATGAACATTAAGGCTTATAAATGTTGAGCAGCAGCACATTTTTGTGTCACTGGGAACTTCTCACTGTGCCCGAGCACATCTGCAGTGTGTGAGTTTTCCGTTCAGCATGCGATCACTcacgtgtttgtctgtgtgcagcAGCTGTGCGTGTTCGTGCTTGATTAACTCTTTGAGAATGCGTGTGGTGGTGCGTATTAGCGTGCTTCAATCACCTCTttgaggaggaaggaggaggcgGCAAAGGCAAAGGACCAGCCGTAGTGATAGTGGAAGAACTGCTCAGGCTCTCGAGGTCGGTTCATCACCTCATCGTTAATACTGGAGATGTACAAAACCAGACCCACCACCAGACTAAGACCTGCAAgagcacaaatacacacatatggTAATCACACAGTGAGAAAGATAGATGGTCCCGCTGTATGATAATATAGCGTATCCACGTCTCCTTGCATAAGTAAAATATAACATCAGAAGATGAGTCAAGTGTTGGATGTTATTCTGAGCCATCTGCTTTCCCCAGAGCAGGCACTGGAACTCCCTCGGGAACAGGGTATTCCTGCAGGCTGGTAACCTCTATAAACACATATCTGCACATGAATATGCAGAAGTCGAATGAAAGGGACATGATTTAAGTTACAAAAAGCTTTCTGGTTTTTGTTTGCAGTCTGCTTGTCATCACATTTGAGTAGGCTGCAGTTAGATGCTGGTACTGTGCAGACCCTTTAGGAAACACAGaaggtgttttatttttcaaaaacttaATCTCAAAAACATGGATTATTATTTGACAGCGTTAAGGTTTTATTCGGTTTTCTAATATATAGCTTATATCTGCTTTcataaacaaacagcagagtACGGAACAGGAAAACTTGACCCAAACACCTTTAAGATCACACGGAACACCTAGCTGTAGATAGTTGTAAATAAGCAGGACTCGAAActcaaaaaaaatacaaactaagAAAACGTAATCTAAACTGGAACCAAAGGACGTGGAAGCTAGGAAACAATAAACAGACAAACTAGAAGCTAACTACGAACACCAGGGAGCCCAAGGACCACAAGAAGGACGCACAGCAATGTGGGACAACGCAACAACtggcagaggaagacagaggactaaatacacagaggATAACGAggggatgggaaacaggagggaaacacagctggaagtAATCAGACAAAATGAGacagggaggaagcaaaactgaatacaGTTGTGAAACACAGGATGTGAgactgtgaaaagaaaacaggaaacaagacatGACAGACTACATATGAAATGTGGACACAGGGGAGGCAAGGACACAGAACCATGAAGCATACGACATCAAAGAATTATAACTGAAACCAGAATTTACAGAGCCAGTGCCATGACACTATCTACTGTTagtctttaacctcctaggacccgaactcttccacagcatgcagttttaatttctctttgatatttgggcatgaatgtaaaaataaagaattaccagattttttttaccttatttttctttttatgaaaagtcagagccacatatgaggatattcgtttaaaattttgatagaacagtagcagtataatgtcttcgtaagtggatatcaggcccttgtagagcaaaattgagtattttggtctaaataacccaaaatgtgatgtccacatatgtggacgccaggtcctaggaggttaaagtttAGATAGCCTCTGTTTGAGACACAGGGTGTGATGTACTCAACATGTGTAGATGCCATAGGATTGTTTATACATTTTAAGTTTCTCTTTTCAATTAAATATGGGGTTCAATgtatttgcaaatcattgcattctagTATTAgttcattttacacacagttttTGAAGCAGTCATGGTCCTACAGTGGATTCATTAGCTCATCTCCACTGTGGAGAATAGTTAGGAATTAAAAGTATAAATGGATTAAATAACATATCTAAAACACATACTTCTGTTTTTTGTAATAAAACGTGACCACAATGACTCAAAAATGATAACAGCTCCTCTGTGACCTTTACTGTCACCTTTTAGGGCTCCTGGAAATTAGTGTAGCCAAGAGGTTAAGATGAGTTTATTCTGACAATTAAAATAATGGGCTGTCACTGTAAACACAGTAAGACAAACAACTGTACATACCAATGTTTTGGACAGGGCATAATATACTATAAGATACCACTATATACTCATCTAAATGTGCAAAGTGTATCATTTTTGAGTCAAAACAGTTTCATGTTAAATACaagagcaaaaagaaagaaacaagcaGCTTATGACATTTAGTTCTCTATCCTTCATAAATGTTTAACAAACCTCCAAACTACAAATAACCAGTAAATCAGGAGGGGCGAGGCTAATGCTGCATTCCCCGGTTACCCTGAAATACTAATCCCATCTGAATGGGCCTTTCTtcttgtttgtgcgtgtgtgtatttgtgtgcatgtgtgcacttTGTAGCTGGAATAGCTAATGATAATGTGTCCTGCTTGTACTGTAAATAGGCTGAGAAACAAGCTGTGCTGTGGCAAACAGAGATAAACAAGAACACAATCCCACAAACACACTTCGTATGGGAGAAGCGAAGCCTCATTAGGAGTGCGTCAGTTCCTCCCCTGTCGACAGACTAACCACAGCAACTGACCTGCAAAATCCTTCAACAGTGAAACCCTCTCATTCCAAACACAGCAAATGATGCAGATGCTTCCACTTAAAATCACCTTACAGCTCATTTTCTCTAAAAGTGTCACCGGCGGATTCATCTCATTGACTGTGCTACataacactgaaataaataaataaatatataaacgtAGCCTACATGGAGCTTCCAAAAATGTGTTAAGCCATATTTA contains the following coding sequences:
- the cacng7a gene encoding calcium channel, voltage-dependent, gamma subunit 7a, with protein sequence MSSFSTRALTLLSSVFGACGLLLVGVAVSTDYWLLMEEGIVLQQNQTTEVKMALHSGLWRVCFVAGSEKGRCVASEYFTEPEIEITTENTANILKMVRTATPFPMVSLLFVFTAFVISNIGHIRPQRTILAFVSGIFFILSGLSLVVGLVLYISSINDEVMNRPREPEQFFHYHYGWSFAFAASSFLLKEGAGVMSVYLFMKRYAEEELYRPHPALYRPRMSDCSDYSGQYLHPDSWAPPQRGRSASDVSSDISIQLNQTPPQQPFPKGGSSSQATPSSSGPSSAASYQLQPASSSSTSSSYPHPLHPGATSTLSRGSHIHSHPQPHPHPSGPAPQSLPMAAPPSAVPPPRYHAHMRMSASPC